In the genome of Vanacampus margaritifer isolate UIUO_Vmar chromosome 1, RoL_Vmar_1.0, whole genome shotgun sequence, one region contains:
- the LOC144054743 gene encoding YTH domain-containing family protein 1-like: MSATSIDPQRSKGQASKVQNGSLHQKETVHDNDFEPYLTGQSTQNNSYQSITDPYLSSYYAPSIGFPYPLSEAPWSTGGDPPIPYLTPYGPLSNGDHHFMPDTVFGQPGGLGSSIYPHRFNFFPENPAFSAWGTSGSQGQQTQSSAYGGSYSYPPSSLGGTLVPDGQTGFHSDTLNKAPGMNSLEQGMVGLKIGGDVVGQASAVKAVGSVIGGAGVAAAGNGATPIGMPPPKPASWAAIASKPAKPQQLKAKVKPGLANLGGALPPPPIKHNLNIGTWEKGPVTKVAPAAQQQQPFGLHHAIPHQAPMQPPQSLVQPQMQPMALQHQPPHHQHHPPPHQPYQNHTQPPQPQTRWVAPRNRNQVYGPGHDGSGMMGMLGSANCGPPNCANQGPGGESHPVLEKLRANHSYNPKDFEWNLKNGRVFIIKSYSEDDIHRSIKYSIWCSTEHGNKRLDSAFRAMSGKGPVYLLFSVNGSGHFCGVAEMRSPVDYGTSAGVWAQDKWKGKFDVGWLFVKDVPNSQLRHIRLENNDNKPVTNSRDTQEVPLEKAKQVLKIITTYKHTTSIFDDFSHYEKRQEEEEEVRKTFEPAQIQSRSRMDQERQNRNKQ; the protein is encoded by the exons ATGTCTGCCACAAGCATTGACCCTCAG CGATCAAAGGGACAAGCTTCTAAAG TGCAAAATGGTTCACTGCATCAGAAGGAGACAGTCCATGACAACGACTTTGAGCCATACCTCACAGGTCAATCAACTCAG AACAACAGCTACCAGTCCATCACCGATCCTTACCTGTCCAGTTACTACGCTCCCTCCATCGGCTTTCCGTACCCGCTCAGCGAGGCTCCCTGGTCCACAGGCGGGGACCCTCCAATTCCTTACCTCACCCCCTACGGACCCTTGAGCAATGGCGACCATCATTTCATGCCGGACACGGTGTTCGGCCAGCCGGGCGGCCTGGGAAGCAGCATTTACCCTCACaggtttaattttttccccgaAAACCCCGCCTTCTCCGCCTGGGGGACGAGCGGCTCCCAGGGCCAGCAGACTCAAAGTTCAGCCTACGGCGGCAGCTACAGCTACCCGCCCAGCTCTCTCGGGGGCACGCTCGTGCCCGACGGGCAGACGGGCTTTCACAGTGACACCCTCAACAAAGCCCCCGGTATGAACAGCCTGGAGCAGGGCATGGTGGGTTTGAAGATCGGGGGGGACGTCGTCGGCCAGGCGTCGGCGGTCAAGGCCGTGGGCTCGGTGATCGGCGGAGCCGGCGTGGCGGCGGCGGGGAACGGAGCCACGCCCATCGGAATGCCCCCACCCAAACCCGCCTCCTGGGCAGCCATCGCCAGCAAGCCCGCCAAACCGCAGCAGCTGAAAGCGAAGGTGAAGCCGGGGTTGGCCAACCTCGGGGGGGCTCTGCCCCCACCGCCCATCAAACACAACCTGAACATTGGCACCTGGGAAAAGGGACCCGTGACCAAAGTGGCCCCGGCGGCGCAGCAACAGCAGCCTTTCGGTCTGCATCACGCCATCCCCCATCAGGCCCCCATGCAGCCTCCGCAGTCTCTGGTGCAGCCTCAGATGCAGCCCATGGCCTTACAGCACCAACCGCcccaccaccagcaccacccGCCACCCCATCAGCCCTACCAAAACCACACCCAGCCCCCGCAGCCCCAAACTCGTTGGGTGGCCCCACGTAACCGCAACCAAGTCTACGGGCCCGGCCACGACGGTAGCGGCATGATGGGTATGCTAGGCAGCGCAAACTGCGGCCCCCCAAATTGTGCCAACCAGGGACCTGGTGGCGAGTCCCACCCGGTGCTGGAGAAGCTCCGTGCCAACCACAGTTACAACCCGAAGGACTTTGAATGGAACCTGAAGAACGGGCGCGTTTTCATCATCAAGAGCTACTCCGAAGACGACATCCACCGCTCCATCAAGTACTCCATCTGGTGCAGCACGGAGCACGGCAACAAGCGACTGGACTCGGCCTTCCGCGCCATGAGCGGCAAAGGCCCCGTGTACCTGCTCTTCAGCGTCAACGGCAGCGGCCATTTTTGCGGCGTGGCCGAGATGCGCTCTCCCGTGGACTACGGCACCAGCGCCGGCGTTTGGGCGCAGGACAAGTGGAAGGGCAAGTTTGACGTGGGCTGGTTGTTTGTTAAGGACGTGCCGAATAGCCAGCTGCGTCACATCCGCCTGGAGAACAACGACAACAAGCCGGTGACCAACTCGCGAGACACGCAGGAGGTTCCGCTGGAGAAGGCCAAGCAGGTGCTCAAGATCATCACCACCTACAAACACACCACCTCCATCTTTGATGACTTTTCTCACTACGAGAAGAgacaggaagaagaggaggaggtgcgCAAG ACGTTTGAACCTGCTCAGATTCAGAGCCGCTCTCGCATGGATCAG gAGCGCCAAAACAGGAATAAACAATAG